The Citrifermentans bemidjiense Bem genome window below encodes:
- a CDS encoding c-type cytochrome yields the protein MTGKTARLIFWLGTLISAAIFLWMTYDFHLQTPKYTHTDKLSEEVVAGKKVWHKYNCNDCHTILGFGGYYAPDMTKAFYRLGENNIASIVQHPEVMYKNSFRKMPQLGITEPETRQLIAFLRWTAEIDNRKWPPQDEKFVEAYKLRESQPQKLDKVHLVLQACGGCHTFEHQGRNVGGDLTEIANRITYDRQTLINYMINPQSVRPGVTMPPQDVSLQTAGTIADFLLSLKSHKEVSQ from the coding sequence ATGACCGGAAAAACGGCTCGTCTCATCTTCTGGCTGGGAACCCTCATCTCAGCCGCCATCTTCCTCTGGATGACCTACGATTTTCACCTGCAAACCCCGAAGTACACGCACACCGACAAACTTAGCGAAGAGGTAGTGGCCGGGAAAAAGGTCTGGCACAAGTACAACTGCAACGACTGCCACACCATCCTGGGCTTCGGCGGCTATTACGCCCCGGACATGACCAAGGCCTTCTACCGGCTTGGCGAAAACAACATCGCCTCCATCGTCCAGCACCCGGAGGTGATGTACAAGAACTCCTTCAGGAAGATGCCGCAATTGGGGATAACCGAGCCCGAAACAAGGCAGCTTATCGCCTTCTTGCGCTGGACGGCTGAAATAGATAACCGAAAGTGGCCGCCGCAGGACGAGAAGTTCGTCGAGGCGTACAAGCTCAGGGAGTCGCAGCCTCAGAAGCTGGACAAAGTACACCTGGTACTGCAGGCGTGCGGCGGCTGCCATACCTTCGAGCACCAGGGGCGCAACGTGGGAGGAGACCTCACCGAGATTGCCAACCGCATCACCTACGACCGGCAGACTCTCATCAATTACATGATCAATCCGCAATCGGTGCGGCCGGGTGTGACCATGCCGCCGCAGGATGTGAGCCTGCAGACTGCCGGCACCATCGCGGATTTCTTGCTGAGCCTTAAAAGCCACAAGGAGGTGAGCCAATGA
- a CDS encoding IS481-like element ISGebe1 family transposase produces MPWRPVDTMTLRFEFVHLALQEGSNIAFLCKRFNISRPTGYKWISRFLETGVEGLIDLSRKPLTCPHKTVTATEDAILKLREEHQAWGARKLRKRLEKLGHQGVPVPSTITAILRRNGCIDPAESDKHTAFQRFEHPYPNDLWQMDFKGSIPMKHHGRCHPLTVLDDHSRFSVVLVACANERTETVKAALIEAFRQYGLPYRMTMDNGSPWGNDQYNDLTPLTVWLIRNEIRVSHSRPYHPQTQGKDERFHRTLVAEAIAGRVFEDLADCQLRFDTFRHCYNLERPHESLGMETPMTRYKPSRRTYSEILPEIQYAPDDEIRKVQAEGKVSFKGRCVRLAKALRGQPVAFRPTIRDGEYGVYFCSQKIAEVDLKEQKV; encoded by the coding sequence ATGCCTTGGCGACCGGTGGATACTATGACCCTGAGATTCGAGTTCGTTCATTTGGCGTTGCAGGAAGGCAGCAACATAGCCTTCCTTTGCAAACGCTTTAACATCAGCCGTCCGACCGGCTACAAATGGATTAGCAGGTTCCTTGAAACCGGCGTCGAAGGCCTAATTGACTTATCTCGCAAGCCACTGACCTGTCCACATAAGACGGTCACTGCGACCGAAGATGCTATTCTCAAGCTTCGCGAAGAACATCAGGCTTGGGGAGCACGTAAGCTACGTAAGCGTCTTGAAAAACTTGGGCATCAGGGGGTGCCTGTACCTTCGACCATAACAGCAATCTTGCGCCGCAACGGCTGCATTGATCCAGCTGAGTCAGATAAACATACTGCTTTCCAACGGTTCGAGCACCCATACCCAAACGACCTATGGCAGATGGATTTCAAGGGCAGTATTCCGATGAAGCATCATGGTCGCTGTCATCCGTTGACTGTTCTGGATGACCATTCCCGGTTTAGTGTGGTGCTTGTAGCCTGTGCCAATGAGCGAACAGAAACGGTTAAAGCTGCTTTGATTGAGGCATTCAGGCAATATGGATTGCCATATCGAATGACCATGGACAATGGCAGCCCATGGGGTAACGATCAATACAACGACCTTACGCCATTAACGGTCTGGCTTATCAGAAACGAGATACGGGTCAGCCACTCTCGCCCCTATCATCCTCAAACACAGGGTAAGGACGAGCGGTTTCACAGAACTCTGGTTGCAGAAGCAATCGCTGGAAGAGTCTTCGAAGACCTAGCTGACTGCCAGCTTAGATTCGACACCTTCAGGCATTGCTACAACTTGGAGCGCCCACACGAATCACTAGGTATGGAAACTCCGATGACGCGTTATAAGCCTAGCCGGCGGACTTACTCAGAAATACTGCCCGAGATTCAGTACGCCCCAGACGACGAGATCCGAAAGGTCCAGGCCGAGGGTAAGGTGTCATTCAAAGGCCGATGTGTGCGCCTCGCGAAGGCGCTCAGGGGGCAGCCGGTGGCATTTCGGCCAACCATACGCGATGGCGAATATGGCGTTTATTTCTGCAGCCAGAAAATCGCAGAAGTCGATCTCAAAGAACAAAAAGTGTAA
- the ric gene encoding iron-sulfur cluster repair di-iron protein has product MEKTAKIPVEATDSETVGAVVARDYRAAGVLEKYGIDFCCGGNVPLDAACRDKGVDPQAVRRELEEAAARPLDRSQNYDAWELPFLADYIVNTHHVYLKESIPTIAAYSQKIAEVHGANHPEAVEIAAIFRKVGEDMMLHLQKEEEKLFPAIKRLAELKAKGTSADAQEVAGLKEVLADLSHEHDEVGAAVHEIRRLANDYTVPGDVCNTFMVTYEKLKEFEDDLHKHVHLENNILFPKAARV; this is encoded by the coding sequence ATGGAGAAAACAGCAAAGATTCCTGTCGAAGCAACCGATTCGGAAACCGTTGGCGCCGTCGTGGCCAGGGATTACCGCGCCGCCGGCGTGTTGGAAAAATATGGTATCGACTTCTGCTGCGGAGGGAACGTCCCTCTGGACGCGGCCTGCCGCGACAAAGGGGTAGATCCGCAGGCCGTGCGGCGCGAACTGGAGGAGGCGGCGGCCCGCCCCCTGGATCGCAGCCAGAATTACGACGCGTGGGAACTCCCGTTTCTGGCTGACTACATCGTCAACACGCACCATGTCTACCTGAAGGAAAGCATCCCGACCATTGCGGCCTACTCTCAGAAGATCGCCGAAGTGCATGGCGCCAACCATCCCGAAGCGGTGGAGATCGCCGCCATTTTCCGCAAGGTGGGGGAGGACATGATGCTCCACCTGCAAAAGGAGGAGGAAAAACTCTTCCCGGCGATCAAGCGGCTTGCAGAGCTGAAGGCAAAAGGAACCAGCGCCGATGCGCAGGAAGTAGCCGGCCTGAAGGAAGTCCTGGCAGACCTGAGCCACGAGCATGACGAGGTAGGAGCCGCGGTGCACGAGATACGGCGGCTCGCCAACGACTACACCGTACCCGGGGACGTCTGCAATACCTTCATGGTGACCTATGAGAAACTGAAGGAATTCGAAGACGACCTGCACAAGCACGTTCATTTGGAGAACAACATCCTCTTCCCCAAGGCGGCAAGGGTGTAA
- a CDS encoding bacteriohemerythrin, which yields MAVGWQDNLSIGVLEVDIQHKLLFDKFNSFLNAYAADGNTDQTLQMFWFLEAYAVTHFNEEEKLMLQAGYPALPAHRQKHQAFIDQINQLKERLKVEGLNQALVTAMTSFITSWLIQHISTEDRAIGDFINKRPAGYVSA from the coding sequence ATGGCGGTAGGGTGGCAGGACAACCTGAGCATCGGCGTGTTAGAGGTAGACATTCAGCACAAGCTTCTCTTTGACAAATTCAACAGCTTCCTGAACGCGTACGCCGCCGACGGCAATACCGACCAAACGCTGCAGATGTTCTGGTTTCTGGAAGCGTATGCCGTCACGCACTTCAATGAAGAAGAGAAACTGATGCTGCAGGCAGGTTATCCTGCACTCCCGGCCCACCGGCAGAAGCACCAGGCTTTCATCGACCAGATCAACCAGTTGAAAGAGCGCCTCAAGGTGGAAGGCCTGAACCAGGCGCTGGTCACCGCTATGACCAGCTTCATAACCTCGTGGCTGATACAGCACATCTCCACCGAAGACCGCGCCATCGGCGACTTCATCAACAAAAGGCCGGCAGGATACGTCTCGGCATAG
- a CDS encoding divergent polysaccharide deacetylase family protein, which translates to MAKKGRSVNRRKPSPGGGRRPLVALIAVAIVIALALFFLEKSRKEPAPAAPAKVEAPAVTSPHLPLPEHAKPVQQNLSTAQAPAPKPHVAVVPRAHGPGRVAIIIDDMGSSMQELQTLQSIGLPITYSIIPSLPRARQVADSAHAAGAEVMVHMPMEPEGYPKQKMESIGLLVTMDDAEIAKRVSDYFSRVPHAVGANNHMGSRFTQHADKMEAALGVLKEKGVFFIDSRTSPASVGYQTARALGIKAGTRQVFLDNVQDEGAIGKQLLEAAAVARKRGGAIAICHPHPATLRALKAYLPELAKTGITFVYASALTS; encoded by the coding sequence TTGGCAAAAAAGGGCAGGTCGGTAAACAGACGTAAACCTTCACCGGGGGGGGGGCGCAGGCCTTTGGTCGCGCTGATTGCGGTCGCCATCGTGATCGCCCTTGCCCTGTTCTTCTTGGAGAAGAGCCGCAAGGAGCCGGCACCGGCCGCGCCGGCAAAGGTCGAAGCGCCGGCGGTTACCTCTCCGCATCTCCCTCTACCCGAACATGCGAAGCCGGTGCAGCAAAACCTCTCCACCGCCCAGGCCCCGGCTCCCAAACCCCATGTCGCCGTTGTCCCGCGCGCGCATGGGCCCGGGCGCGTCGCCATAATCATCGACGACATGGGGAGCAGCATGCAGGAACTGCAGACGCTGCAATCCATAGGACTCCCCATCACCTATTCCATCATCCCGAGCCTTCCCCGCGCGCGTCAAGTGGCTGATTCCGCGCACGCGGCTGGCGCCGAGGTGATGGTGCACATGCCGATGGAGCCGGAGGGGTATCCGAAGCAGAAGATGGAAAGCATCGGGCTTTTGGTGACCATGGACGACGCCGAGATAGCGAAGCGGGTGAGCGATTACTTCAGCCGCGTGCCGCATGCCGTGGGGGCCAACAACCACATGGGGTCGCGCTTCACGCAGCATGCGGACAAGATGGAGGCGGCGCTTGGGGTCTTGAAGGAGAAGGGGGTGTTCTTCATCGACAGCAGGACTTCTCCCGCCTCGGTCGGCTACCAGACCGCCCGCGCCCTGGGGATAAAGGCGGGGACCCGGCAGGTGTTCCTGGACAACGTGCAGGATGAGGGGGCGATAGGAAAGCAGCTTTTAGAGGCCGCCGCCGTCGCCAGGAAAAGGGGCGGGGCGATAGCCATCTGCCACCCGCACCCCGCGACCCTGCGAGCTCTGAAGGCTTACCTGCCGGAGTTGGCCAAGACCGGCATCACCTTCGTCTACGCCTCCGCTTTAACCAGCTGA
- a CDS encoding ParA family protein — MRAMKNYPYVITVSSEKGGVGKTTLATNLAIFLKGLDENLPVSILSFDNHFTIDKMFSIKGQQVRGSVADLLLETRGVDLLHTGQYGVNYIPSSTSLPSLKASLRGPMVLARLLAMSEIPGILIVDTRPDLDVMTQNALYAADRVLVPIKDMASMDNCRNIFELFDKRGLDRKSLSLIPCLIDERIKFEGLFKDQKTLLKAFAINRGFRCLDMFISKSPKVESLNTNPEGKIYPILTHGRGTDVYGQFTALGQTCLNEYYQTEEPRALLYDKWQNEENKRKKEEYFGRLSGLKSQCMVCGKELKQGSQVSYYCESSDGAASGFMEADCFTGFLISTIFKIDRELPTDDPTRMMIHQTALESVFVLNPGDANEPGSIDFHRFDLTGSELLKKKYPLARAPQRDGFSGILDGTLVGYQGELRDAFLMVHPVNGENPASILVDENYREMAKLKKRISEQL, encoded by the coding sequence ATGCGCGCCATGAAAAATTACCCTTATGTAATAACCGTTTCCTCTGAAAAAGGGGGCGTGGGCAAGACCACGCTGGCGACCAACCTGGCGATCTTCCTGAAGGGGCTGGACGAGAATCTTCCCGTCTCCATCCTCTCCTTCGACAACCACTTCACCATCGACAAGATGTTCTCCATCAAGGGACAGCAGGTGCGCGGCTCCGTCGCCGACCTGCTCTTGGAGACCAGAGGCGTCGACCTTCTGCACACAGGCCAGTACGGCGTGAACTACATACCTTCCTCCACCTCGCTCCCGAGCCTCAAGGCGTCGCTCAGGGGGCCGATGGTGCTGGCGCGGCTTTTGGCCATGTCGGAGATTCCCGGCATCCTCATCGTCGACACCCGCCCGGACCTAGACGTCATGACCCAGAACGCGCTCTACGCCGCGGACCGGGTCCTGGTCCCGATCAAGGACATGGCGAGCATGGACAACTGCAGAAACATCTTCGAGCTGTTCGACAAGAGGGGACTGGACCGCAAGAGCCTGTCGCTCATCCCCTGCCTGATCGACGAGCGCATCAAGTTCGAGGGGCTCTTCAAGGACCAGAAGACGCTCCTCAAAGCCTTCGCCATCAACCGCGGCTTCCGCTGCCTCGACATGTTCATCTCCAAGAGTCCCAAGGTCGAAAGCCTCAACACGAACCCAGAAGGGAAGATCTACCCGATCCTCACCCACGGGCGCGGCACCGACGTCTACGGCCAGTTCACCGCGCTGGGACAGACCTGCCTCAACGAGTACTATCAGACCGAGGAGCCGAGAGCTCTTTTGTACGACAAGTGGCAAAACGAAGAGAACAAGCGCAAGAAGGAAGAGTACTTCGGGAGGCTTTCCGGGCTTAAGAGCCAATGCATGGTCTGCGGAAAGGAACTGAAGCAGGGGTCACAGGTTTCCTACTACTGCGAGAGCTCGGACGGAGCCGCGAGCGGCTTCATGGAAGCGGACTGCTTCACCGGCTTCCTGATCTCCACCATCTTCAAAATCGACAGGGAACTTCCCACCGACGACCCGACCCGGATGATGATTCACCAGACCGCGCTGGAGTCCGTGTTCGTGCTGAACCCCGGCGATGCCAACGAGCCGGGCAGCATCGACTTCCACCGCTTCGACCTCACCGGCAGCGAGCTGTTGAAGAAGAAGTACCCGCTGGCGCGCGCGCCGCAGCGCGACGGCTTCTCCGGGATACTGGACGGGACCCTGGTGGGATATCAAGGGGAGTTGCGCGACGCCTTCCTGATGGTTCACCCCGTGAACGGCGAAAACCCCGCCTCCATCCTGGTGGATGAGAACTATCGCGAGATGGCGAAGCTGAAAAAGAGGATCTCGGAACAGCTTTAA
- the xseA gene encoding exodeoxyribonuclease VII large subunit produces the protein MQLFKERRVLTVSALTALVRGLLEENFEQVWVEGEISNLACPQSGHCYFTLKDVGAQIRCVMFRGAFRSLKFTPRDGMRILTRGRLTLFEPRGEYQLVADYLEPQGIGGLQMAFIQLKEKLAKEGLFSELHKREIPKLPRRIGVVTSPTGAAIRDILTVLNRRFTNVELLISPVRVQGDGAAREIADAIDDLNRVGNLDVMIVGRGGGSLEDLWAFNEEVVARAIHRSKVPVISAVGHEIDFTIADFVADLRAATPSAAAEIVVASKKELTAEVEALTHRLHVSQQRRLERSRALVTALSRAITDPSRFLGHLAQRVDSLDARLTREAGLILDDASERIVTLTARLSRQTPALTLKRWEERLATLSLRLDHAMTRRLAVAAESIGLATGTLNAVSPLATLSRGYSITRKLPARSVVTSSRQLAPGDRVEVSFAAGSALCTVEQAHKDSDSLTAPPRSV, from the coding sequence GTGCAACTTTTCAAGGAGCGGCGGGTCCTCACCGTGAGCGCGCTCACGGCGCTGGTGCGCGGACTTTTGGAGGAGAATTTCGAGCAGGTCTGGGTCGAGGGGGAGATCTCCAATCTCGCCTGCCCCCAGTCGGGGCACTGCTACTTCACCTTGAAGGACGTCGGCGCCCAGATCCGCTGCGTCATGTTCCGCGGCGCCTTCCGCTCCCTCAAATTCACCCCCCGCGACGGCATGCGCATCCTCACCCGCGGCAGGCTCACCCTCTTCGAGCCGCGCGGCGAATACCAGCTGGTGGCCGACTACCTGGAGCCGCAGGGGATCGGCGGGCTGCAGATGGCCTTCATCCAGCTCAAGGAGAAGCTCGCCAAGGAGGGGCTTTTCTCGGAGCTGCACAAAAGGGAGATACCGAAGCTGCCGCGCCGCATCGGTGTGGTTACCTCGCCCACCGGCGCCGCCATCAGGGACATCCTCACCGTTTTAAACCGCCGCTTCACCAACGTGGAGCTGCTGATCTCGCCGGTCCGGGTGCAGGGGGATGGGGCGGCGCGTGAGATTGCCGACGCCATCGACGACCTGAACCGGGTGGGGAATCTCGACGTCATGATCGTCGGCCGTGGCGGTGGCTCTCTTGAAGACCTCTGGGCCTTCAACGAGGAGGTGGTGGCCCGCGCCATCCACCGCTCGAAGGTTCCGGTGATCTCGGCGGTGGGGCACGAGATCGACTTCACCATCGCGGATTTTGTCGCAGACTTACGGGCGGCGACGCCGTCGGCCGCGGCGGAGATCGTCGTCGCCAGCAAGAAGGAGCTGACCGCGGAGGTGGAGGCGCTCACCCACAGGCTCCATGTCTCGCAGCAGCGCCGCCTGGAGCGCTCGCGCGCCCTGGTCACCGCCTTGAGCCGCGCCATCACCGACCCGAGCCGGTTCCTAGGGCACCTGGCGCAGCGGGTCGACTCGCTCGACGCCCGGCTCACGCGCGAGGCGGGGCTCATCCTGGACGACGCTTCCGAGAGGATAGTGACTCTCACCGCGCGGCTGTCGCGGCAAACCCCGGCGCTCACGCTAAAGCGTTGGGAGGAGCGACTTGCCACGCTTTCGCTGCGCCTGGACCACGCCATGACCCGGCGCCTCGCCGTGGCCGCGGAAAGCATAGGGCTTGCCACCGGCACGCTGAACGCCGTTTCCCCCCTGGCCACCCTTTCCCGTGGCTACAGCATCACCAGGAAACTCCCCGCCCGTTCGGTGGTCACCAGCAGCCGCCAGTTGGCCCCCGGCGACCGCGTAGAAGTGAGCTTCGCCGCGGGTTCGGCGCTTTGTACCGTGGAGCAGGCGCACAAGGATAGTGATTCCTTGACGGCACCCCCACGATCAGTATAA
- a CDS encoding exodeoxyribonuclease VII small subunit, whose product MAVEKFETALKKLEDVVKKLEGGELSLEESLKAFEEGVKFSAFCSKKLNEAERRVETLVKQRDGSFVTKPFEEEE is encoded by the coding sequence ATGGCAGTGGAGAAGTTCGAGACCGCGCTGAAAAAGCTAGAGGACGTGGTGAAGAAGCTTGAAGGTGGCGAGCTCTCCCTGGAGGAGTCCCTGAAGGCGTTCGAGGAGGGGGTGAAGTTTTCCGCCTTCTGCAGCAAAAAGCTGAACGAGGCCGAGCGGCGGGTGGAGACCCTCGTCAAGCAGCGCGACGGCAGCTTCGTCACCAAGCCATTCGAGGAAGAGGAATAG
- a CDS encoding polyprenyl synthetase family protein, translating to MDLKQYLKQKCELVDQALERFLPHGKELPASLHGSMRYSVFAGGKRVRPVLLLAACEAVGGELNSALPAACAMEMIHTYSLIHDDLPAMDNDDFRRGNPTNHKVYGEATAILAGDALLTEAFILLSCNGEGMEPGARLRVIHEIAHASGSRGMVGGQMVDMESEGKHDIDMATLSYIHTHKTGALIRASVRAGAILGGANEETFDALTRYADAIGLAFQIADDVLDVEGTTEELGKDAGSDQARGKATYPALVGLEASKRRAEELVQIALNALEPFDERAEPLRAIASYIVKRKS from the coding sequence ATGGATCTGAAGCAATATTTGAAGCAGAAGTGTGAGTTGGTCGACCAGGCGCTGGAGCGCTTTCTTCCCCATGGGAAGGAACTACCGGCGTCCCTGCACGGTTCCATGCGCTACTCGGTGTTTGCCGGAGGCAAAAGGGTGCGCCCGGTGCTCTTGCTGGCCGCCTGCGAGGCGGTGGGGGGGGAGCTTAACTCCGCCCTGCCGGCTGCCTGCGCCATGGAGATGATCCACACCTACTCCCTCATCCACGACGACCTCCCCGCCATGGACAACGACGACTTCCGCCGGGGGAACCCCACCAACCACAAGGTGTACGGCGAGGCGACCGCCATCTTAGCCGGCGACGCGCTCTTAACCGAGGCCTTCATCCTCCTCTCCTGCAACGGCGAAGGGATGGAGCCTGGGGCGCGCCTTCGGGTGATCCACGAGATAGCGCACGCTTCCGGCTCGCGCGGGATGGTTGGCGGGCAGATGGTCGACATGGAGAGCGAGGGAAAGCACGACATCGACATGGCTACCCTCTCCTACATCCATACCCACAAGACCGGTGCCCTGATCCGGGCTTCGGTGCGCGCCGGCGCCATCCTCGGCGGGGCGAACGAGGAGACCTTCGACGCCCTCACCCGTTACGCCGACGCCATCGGCCTCGCCTTCCAGATCGCGGACGACGTTCTCGACGTGGAGGGGACCACCGAGGAGTTGGGAAAGGACGCCGGGAGCGACCAGGCCCGCGGCAAGGCGACCTACCCGGCGCTCGTCGGGCTGGAGGCGTCCAAACGGCGCGCCGAAGAACTGGTGCAGATCGCCTTGAACGCGCTGGAGCCGTTCGACGAGCGGGCAGAACCTTTGCGGGCCATAGCTTCGTACATAGTGAAAAGGAAATCGTAG
- the dxs gene encoding 1-deoxy-D-xylulose-5-phosphate synthase gives MPSILEGIKEPGQLKALSLSELETLAAELRERIIETCAANGGHLAPSLGVVELTIALHRVFDSPKDKIVWDVGHQAYAHKLLTGRNERFGTLRTLGGISGFPKRAESPHDCFDVGHSSTSISAGVGFAVARDLKGERNKVLTVIGDGSMTGGLALEGLNHAGELNKDLVVILNDNEMSISENVGALSNLLSRTITSEYVHRAKKDLEAFLEGLPMFGKSVLKIAKRAEESLKTLFTPGMLFEAFGFEYIGPIDGHDIGKLVETLENVKRFDDAVLIHVLTKKGKGYPAAEANPSLFHGVGPFDVQTGKVHKGKGGPASYTGVFGEALKRLAQDNEKIVAITAAMPDGTGLTPFAKEFPARFFDVGIAEQHAVTFAAGLAAEGFRPVVALYSSFLQRGFDQLCHDVCLQELPVVFAIDRAGVVGNDGPTHHGVFDLSYLRQLPGLTVMAPKDENELQHMFFTAFSLDGPSAVRYPRGGGLGVPMDQILEPLPVGKGELVREGKDGAILAVGTMVHPAQQAAAALALEGLDLAVMNVRFVKPLDRDLILSLAATRFLVTAEENVLQGGFGTSILELLEECGVTGVRVIRLGYPDSFVEQGEQAELKAAYGLDAAGIARSIREARGQSPQELVLEPADRPDGADLSSRP, from the coding sequence ATGCCGTCCATCCTGGAAGGGATTAAAGAACCGGGGCAGTTGAAGGCGCTCTCGCTGAGCGAGCTGGAAACCCTTGCGGCCGAGCTCCGCGAGCGGATCATCGAGACCTGCGCCGCAAACGGCGGACACCTGGCGCCGAGCCTTGGCGTGGTCGAGCTCACCATCGCCCTGCACCGCGTTTTCGATTCCCCCAAGGACAAGATCGTCTGGGACGTCGGCCATCAGGCCTACGCCCACAAGCTTTTAACCGGCAGGAACGAGCGCTTCGGCACGCTGCGGACCCTCGGGGGGATCAGCGGCTTTCCCAAACGGGCCGAGTCCCCCCACGACTGCTTCGATGTCGGGCACTCCTCCACCTCCATTTCGGCCGGGGTGGGCTTCGCCGTGGCGCGCGACCTGAAGGGGGAGCGCAACAAGGTGCTGACCGTGATCGGGGACGGTTCCATGACCGGCGGCCTGGCGCTGGAGGGGCTGAACCACGCCGGCGAGCTGAACAAGGACCTGGTGGTGATCCTGAACGACAACGAGATGTCCATCTCGGAAAACGTCGGCGCCCTCTCCAATCTCCTCTCCCGCACCATAACCAGCGAATACGTGCACCGGGCCAAGAAGGACCTGGAGGCTTTCCTGGAGGGGCTCCCCATGTTCGGCAAGTCGGTCCTGAAGATAGCCAAGAGGGCCGAGGAGTCGCTTAAGACCCTCTTCACACCCGGCATGCTCTTCGAGGCCTTCGGCTTCGAGTACATAGGTCCCATCGACGGGCACGACATCGGCAAGCTCGTGGAGACCCTGGAGAACGTGAAGCGTTTCGACGACGCGGTGCTGATCCATGTCCTCACCAAGAAGGGGAAGGGTTACCCCGCCGCGGAGGCCAACCCGTCTCTTTTCCACGGCGTTGGGCCGTTCGACGTGCAGACCGGTAAGGTGCACAAGGGGAAAGGCGGCCCCGCCTCCTACACCGGGGTCTTCGGCGAGGCTCTTAAGAGGCTGGCCCAGGACAACGAGAAGATCGTCGCCATTACCGCCGCCATGCCGGACGGCACCGGGCTCACCCCGTTCGCCAAGGAATTCCCCGCGCGGTTCTTCGACGTGGGGATCGCCGAGCAGCACGCCGTCACTTTCGCGGCGGGGCTTGCCGCGGAAGGGTTCCGTCCGGTGGTGGCGCTTTATTCCTCGTTCCTGCAGCGCGGCTTCGACCAGCTCTGCCACGACGTCTGCCTGCAGGAACTCCCGGTCGTCTTCGCCATCGACCGCGCCGGCGTGGTCGGCAACGACGGCCCGACCCACCATGGCGTGTTCGACCTCTCCTATCTGCGGCAGCTCCCCGGGCTCACCGTTATGGCGCCCAAGGACGAGAACGAGCTGCAGCACATGTTCTTCACCGCCTTCTCGCTCGATGGCCCCTCGGCGGTGCGTTATCCGCGCGGCGGCGGCCTGGGCGTCCCCATGGACCAGATCCTGGAGCCGCTTCCGGTAGGGAAGGGGGAGTTGGTCCGGGAGGGGAAAGACGGCGCCATCCTGGCCGTGGGCACCATGGTGCACCCCGCCCAGCAGGCGGCGGCGGCGCTTGCCCTCGAAGGGTTGGACCTCGCCGTCATGAACGTCCGTTTCGTCAAACCCCTGGACCGCGACCTGATCCTCTCCCTCGCGGCTACCCGCTTCCTGGTCACCGCCGAAGAGAACGTGCTGCAGGGCGGTTTCGGCACCTCCATCCTGGAACTTTTGGAGGAGTGCGGCGTCACCGGCGTACGGGTGATCCGCCTGGGGTACCCCGACAGCTTCGTGGAGCAGGGGGAGCAGGCCGAGCTCAAGGCCGCCTACGGCCTCGACGCCGCCGGTATCGCCCGGAGCATCCGGGAGGCGAGGGGGCAGTCGCCGCAGGAGTTGGTCCTGGAACCGGCGGACCGGCCCGACGGCGCCGATCTGTCGTCCCGACCATGA